Proteins from one Candidatus Methylomirabilota bacterium genomic window:
- a CDS encoding dienelactone hydrolase family protein, translating into MDQRVIRLYDEFTHDHLDRRLFLDRLSKLVGSTAAALALLPRLESDYAIAQTVPETDARLRTEEAAYPGSRGPVKGYLARPAGDVKAPGVVVLHENRGLQPHIRDVARRAALAGYVALAPDLMSAIGGTPASEDEARTKFAQVERPVALADALASIDYLRKRPDATGKVGVVGFCWGGGMVGEIVAAGADVQAGVVFYGVAPPIEKVPAIKAPLLLHYAGVDERVNATVPGFEAALKSAGKSYTLHMYEGAQHAFHNDTGGARYDAAAARLAWSRTIEFFDRTLR; encoded by the coding sequence ATGGATCAGCGAGTCATTCGGCTCTACGACGAGTTCACCCACGACCACCTCGACCGGCGGCTGTTCCTGGACCGGCTCTCGAAGCTGGTCGGCTCGACGGCGGCGGCGCTCGCGCTCCTGCCTCGGCTCGAGTCCGACTACGCGATCGCCCAGACTGTGCCCGAGACGGACGCGCGCCTCCGGACCGAAGAGGCCGCCTACCCCGGATCGCGGGGGCCGGTGAAAGGCTACCTCGCGCGGCCGGCCGGCGACGTGAAGGCGCCCGGGGTCGTCGTCCTCCACGAGAACCGCGGCCTTCAGCCGCACATCCGGGACGTGGCCCGGCGGGCCGCCCTCGCCGGTTACGTGGCGCTGGCCCCCGACCTGATGTCGGCGATCGGCGGCACGCCGGCGAGCGAGGACGAGGCGCGGACGAAGTTCGCCCAGGTCGAGCGGCCCGTCGCACTCGCCGACGCGCTCGCGTCCATCGACTACCTCCGGAAGCGACCCGATGCGACCGGGAAGGTCGGGGTCGTCGGCTTCTGCTGGGGCGGCGGCATGGTCGGAGAGATCGTCGCCGCGGGCGCCGACGTGCAGGCCGGCGTGGTTTTCTACGGCGTGGCGCCGCCGATCGAGAAGGTGCCGGCGATCAAGGCGCCGCTCCTGCTCCACTACGCCGGCGTCGACGAGCGGGTGAACGCCACCGTGCCGGGCTTCGAGGCGGCCTTGAAGAGCGCCGGCAAGAGCTACACCCTGCACATGTACGAGGGCGCGCAGCACGCTTTCCACAACGACACCGGCGGCGCCCGCTACGACGCGGCCGCCGCCCGCCTCGCCTGGTCGCGGACGATCGAGTTCTTCGACCGGACCCTCCGATGA